A single Syngnathoides biaculeatus isolate LvHL_M chromosome 18, ASM1980259v1, whole genome shotgun sequence DNA region contains:
- the LOC133492251 gene encoding protocadherin alpha-C2-like, with translation MASLVALLRTRLLVAAFAFCALCASVLSITRYSIPEEMEEGSFVANLASDLGLDVRSMVERKAKLDMIHSKNYLDINKETGELIIREKIDRESICMSKTASCFMKMDVILENPIRIFNIELEIMDINDNAPVFRRKTINLDVSEATPPGERFSLTNAVDADVGANSIKTYYLSESKYFNIDIQTGSDGSKYVDLVLNGNLDRETDAVHNLILTAVDGGVPPRSGTAGIIINVLDINDNAPLFSQPVFEVSFPENSGAGTVVITLNATDLDEGTNARLLYSYTLYTSEKTQELFLLDRHSGEIKVKGVVDFEENQSFEMHVQAQDEGSSPLSGHCKVVVSVTDLNDNYPELTIKSLKSATAENTAVGTLIAVVGVSDRDSGVNGQVELTLSQQEMLPFILNQSSEGYFELLVSKPLDREIKSKYEITLKVTDKGTPPLTESETFTLEIHDINDNAPAFPKSFYTIHVMENNLPGASLTSLSAFDPDLNENQYLVYFIMEKEIANTSMSMLFSINPENGDLYALKTFDFEREREYLFHIEARDSGVPALSSNVTVHIIILDQNDNTPVIVSPWRAQGSVVEQVIPRSTDKGHLVAKVIAIDADSEQNGRVTYQLLQISDTTLFSLDQYNGEIRTTRMFSYRDPRQQRLVIAAKDNGNPALSTTVTIKIATVEHAMAFSETTELPLEYDVFTDLNLYLVIGLGAVSFMLLITILVIIVLKCQKPKPKAIKIPPANRNSVISRNSVISQRSSTIADSTLISSDAYWYSLFLAETRKGKVVVRQPIIPKGAGYFVSSIPRSIGPSETTESRASTLEYSK, from the exons ATGGCTTCTCTCGTGGCGCTTTTACGGACACGACTGCTGGTCGCAGCTTTTGCATTTTGTGCGTTGTGCGCGTCTGTGCTTTCAATCACTCGCTACTCCATTCCGGAGGAGATGGAAGAGGGTTCCTTTGTCGCCAACCTCGCCAGCGATTTGGGTCTGGATGTTCGAAGCATGGTGGAGCGGAAAGCAAAGCTGGATATGATTCACAGCAAAAATTACCTTGACATCAACAAAGAAACCGGAGAGCTCATCATCCGCGAGAAGATCGACCGGGAGAGCATCTGCATGTCTAAAACAGCCTCGTGCTTTATGAAGATGGATGTCATACTGGAAAACCCAATTCGTATTTTCAACATCGAACTGGAGATCATGGACATTAATGACAACGCACCGGTGTTCCGGAGGAAGACCATCAATTTGGATGTTTCCGAGGCAACTCCTCCCGGTGAGAGATTCTCATTAACAAATGCCGTCGATGCGGATGTTGGCGCTAATTCAATTAAGACTTACTATCTAAGCGAGAGCAAATACTTCAACATTGACATACAAACTGGCAGCGATGGCTCCAAATACGTAGACTTGGTTCTTAATGGCAATCTGGACCGAGAGACAGATGCGGTGCATAATCTAATTTTAACCGCGGTGGACGGAGGGGTTCCTCCCCGCTCCGGCACAGCCGGTATTATTATCAATGTCCTCGATATCAATGACAACGCCCCCCTCTTCTCTCAACCGGTGTTTGAAGTCAGTTTTCCGGAGAATTCAGGTGCAGGGACTGTTGTCATTACCTTAAATGCAACAGATTTGGACGAAGGCACAAATGCACGCTTATTATATTCGTATACGCTCTACACATCTGAGAAGACACAGGAGCTCTTCTTGCTTGACCGACATTCGGGCGAGATCAAGGTGAAGGGGGTCGTTGACTTTGAGGAGAATCAGAGCTTTGAGATGCACGTACAAGCTCAGGATGAAGGGTCCAGCCCGCTGTCAGGACACTGCAAAGTTGTGGTATCTGTCACCGACCTGAACGATAACTACCCAGAACTGACCATTAAGTCTCTCAAGAGCGCAACAGCCGAGAATACGGCTGTAGGGACCCTGATCGCGGTGGTCGGTGTCAGTGACAGGGACTCCGGGGTCAACGGCCAAGTGGAGCTGACTTTAAGTCAGCAAGAAATGTTACCCTTCATCCTCAATCAGTCCTCAGAGGGTTACTTTGAGCTCTTGGTTTCAAAGCCACTGGACAGAGAGATAAAAAGCAAATATGAAATAACGTTGAAGGTGACAGATAAAGGAACGCCGCCGTTAACTGAAAGCGAGACTTTCACGTTAGAGATTCATGATATCAACGACAATGCTCCCGCATTCCCAAAGTCCTTTTACACCATCCACGTGATGGAGAATAATCTGCCGGGAGCCTCGCTGACATCTCTGAGTGCGTTTGACCCCGATCTGAATGAGAACCAGTACTTGGTCTATTTCATAATGGAGAAGGAGATAGCCAACACATCCATGTCAATGCTGTTCTCCATCAATCCAGAAAATGGCGACCTTTACGCCTTGAAGACTTTTGATTTTGAGCGAGAACGGGAGTACCTTTTCCACATTGAGGCGAGGGATTCCGGCGTCCCCGCGCTGAGCAGCAATGTCACGGTTCATATCATCATTCTGGACCAAAACGACAACACCCCTGTCATAGTGTCGCCGTGGCGGGCGCAGGGGTCTGTCGTCGAGCAGGTGATACCCAGGTCTACAGATAAGGGACATCTCGTGGCCAAAGTGATTGCCATCGACGCTGACTCGGAGCAGAACGGCAGGGTCACCTACCAGCTTTTGCAAATCAGCGATACAACCCTCTTCAGTCTAGACCAATACAACGGGGAGATCCGGACAACCCGAATGTTCAGCTACAGAGACCCCCGGCAACAGCGACTCGTAATCGCCGCGAAAGACAACGGCAACCCTGCCCTCTCTACCACCGTCACCATCAAAATAGCCACTGTCGAACACGCCATGGCATTTTCAGAGACAACAGAGTTGCCGCTGGAGTATGACGTCTTCACAGACCTCAATTTGTATTTAGTCATCGGCTTAGGGGCCGTTTCCTTCATGCTGCTCATTACCATCTTGGTGATTATTGTGCTGAAGTGTCAAAAGCCCAAGCCAAAGGCGATCAAGATTCCCCCAGCTAATCGGAACAGCGTGATCAGCAGGAATAGCGTGATCAGCCAGAGGAGCTCCACAATCGCAGACTCCACCTTGATCTCCAGCGACGCCTACTGGTACAGCCTCTTTCTCGCTGAGACCAGGAAAGGGAAAGTCGTCGTCAGACAGCCCATCATACCCAAAGGAGCCGGCTACTTTGTGTCCAGCATACCCAGGAGCATAGGGCCGAGCGAGACCACAGAGTCCAGAGCATCTACACTGGAG tattcaaaatga